Proteins encoded by one window of Chanos chanos chromosome 7, fChaCha1.1, whole genome shotgun sequence:
- the dctn1a gene encoding LOW QUALITY PROTEIN: dynactin subunit 1a (The sequence of the model RefSeq protein was modified relative to this genomic sequence to represent the inferred CDS: deleted 1 base in 1 codon) yields MSSDGGGKPVKVGSVVEVIGKGQRGTVAYVGATLFASGKWVGVILDEAKGKNDGTVQGKRYFTCEENHGIFVRQSQIQVIDEEGSSATSPDTPDSGSAKLPKKDIAETPKAGKQVGRPSVTGAPGTGLSGSVLVENEPSAPSQTALGAPVVPQPGGTPAPPSAATPSKEEETLRSQVKDLEEKLETLRMKRTEDKAKLKELEKHKIQLEQLQEWKIKMQEQQNELQKQLKEAKKEAREAMEARDRYMEEMADTADAIEMATVDKEMAEERAESLQQEVESLKEQLEEARMDMEILKHEIEEKGPDGAATSYHNKQLEEQNARLKEALVRMRDLSSSEKQEHVKLQKQMEKKNSELESLRTQKEKLQEEMKQAEATIDELKEQVDAALGAEEMVETLTERNLDLEEKVRELRETVSDLEAINEMNDELQENARETELELREQLDLAGARVREAQKKVEAAQETVADYQQTINKYRELTNQLQEMNRELTNQQNATAEQLQQPPAELFDFKIKFAETKAYAKAIEMELRKMEVNQANRHVSLLTSFMPESFLRHGGDHDCVLVLLLIPRLICKAELISKQAQEKFDLNGNASERSGLRGPAGEQLSFSSGLVYSLSLLQATLHKYEQALSQCGVEVYKRMGTLYSEMSFHERSLDLFIDLLHKDQLDETVQVEPLTKAIKYYQQLYSIHLSEQPEDCTMQLADHIKFTQGALDCMSVEVGRLRAFLHSGQEGAGLSVLLKDLDTSCGDIRQFCKKIRRRMPGTDVPGIPAALAFPPQVSETLAECRKHLSRVVAVLQEVAAAGAQMIAPMGEQEGLSALKLEDVAFKTVEQVYGSHGLNAFECLRESCSAVIATMNKMATAMQEGEYDAEKPQRPTAPVEVRAAALRAEITDAEGLGLKLEDRETVIKELKKSLKIKGEELSEANVRLSLLEKKLDTSTKDADERVEKIQTKLDESLALLKKKEKEFEETMDALQADIDQLESEKAELKQRLHSQARGTAEGLRGQAASGIASIVTGTAAGGLPVGMGGVSGSVQVVDSPLLRQQIEVQRSAIKHLKNENYRLKAEKMKAQLTSLPPLHVPKMASVGKEGSPVDGESGGLYRKTDLLLSNLMKMSASVKVVDVTGKTPVSPSAQLLEQTARLQSLSDSLDKLKSEVTQRVVSQQSGARVPSDFATFPSSSFIKAEEEKKRKGTVMVGKVMIPCARGKEQSHCLVLSQQQLRHVHRLLMT; encoded by the exons ATCCAGGTGATAGATGAGGAAGGAAGTTCAGCCACGTCTCCTGACACCCCAGACTCAGGCTCTGCTAAACTGCCCAAAAAAG ATATTGCAGAGACTCCAAAAGCAGGGAAACAG gtgggcAGGCCCTCTGTGACAGGAGCCCCGGGTACTGGTTTGTCTGGATCAGTCTTGGTGGAAAATGAGCCTAGTGCACCTTCCCAGACTGCCCTGGGGGCGCCTGTGGTCCCTCAGCCCGGCGGAACCCCTGCCCCGCCTAGTGCCGCCACCCCCAGCAAG gaggaGGAGACCTTGCGGTCCCAGGTGAAGGACCTGGAGGAGAAGTTGGAAACATTGCGTATGAAGCGGACGGAGGACAAAGCTAAGCTCAAAGAGCTGGAGAAACACAAGATTCAGCTGGAGCAACTCCAGGAGTGGAAGATCAAGATGCAGGAACAGCAGAACGAACTGCAAAAACAGCTCAAAGAAGCCAAGAAG GAGGCGCGCGAGGCCATGGAGGCCAGAGACCGGTACATGGAGGAGATGGCGGACACGGCGGACGCCATAGAGATGGCCACGGTGGATAAAGAGATGGcggaggagagagcagagtcTCTGCAGCAGGAAGTGGAGTCCCTGAAAGAGCAGCTGGAGGAAGCCAGGATGGACATGGAGATACTCAAACACGAGATCGAGGagaaag gACCTGATGGAGCTGCTACTAGTTACCATAACAAACAGCTGGAGGAGCAGAACGCCCGACTCAAAGAGGCCCTGGTCAG GATGAGGGACCTGTCATCGTCTGAGAAGCAGGAGCACGTGAAACTGCAGAAGCAGATGGAGAAGAAGAACTCGGAGCTGGAGTCTCTCAGGACGCAGAAGGAAAAACTACAGGAGGAGATGAAGCAGGCTGAGGCCACCATCGATGAACTGAAGGAACAg GTGGATGCCGCATTGGGAGCTGAGGAGATGGTGGAGACTCTGACTGAGAGGAATCTTGATCTGGAGGAGAAAGTTCGGGAGCTCCGAGAGACTGTCAGCGACCTg GAGGCCATAAACGAGATGAACGACGAGCTGCAGGAGAATGCCCGTGAGACGGAGCTGGAGCTGCGAGAGCAGCTGGACCTGGCCGGCGCCCGGGTCCGCGAGGCCCAGAAG AAGGTGGAGGCTGCCCAGGAGACGGTGGCCGATTACCAGCAAACCATCAACAAGTACCGGGAGCTCACCAACCAGCTCCAG GAAATGAATCGCGAGCTGACCAATCAGCAGAATGCTACGGCggagcagctgcagcagccTCCAGCTGAACTCTTTGACTTCAAGATCAAATTCGCCGAGACCAAGGCTTATGCTAAG gccATTGAGATGGAGCTGAGGAAGATGGAGGTGAACCAGGCCAATAGACATGTGTCTCTGCTCACCTCCTTCATGCCAGAATCGTTCTTACGCCATGGAGGAGATCACGACTGTGTCCTGGTCTTACTCCTCATCCCGCGACTCATCTGTAAG GCTGAGCTGATCAGCAAACAAGCCCAGGAGAAGTTTGACTTAAACGGAAACGCGTCGGAGCGCAGCGGGCTCCGCGGCCCAGCCGGAGAGCAGCTCAGCTTCTCTTCAGGCCTGGTGTACTCCCTCAGTCTGCTGCAGGCCACGCTACACAAATATGAACA agcgtTGAGTCAGTGCGGGGTAGAGGTGTATAAACGAATGGGAACGCTCTACTCAGAGATGAGCTTTCACGAGCGCTCTCTCGATCTCTTTATCGACCTGCTTCACAAAGACCAGCTCGACGAGACCGTCCAGGTGGAGCCGCTCACCAAGGCCATCAAATACtatcag CAACTGTACAGCATCCACCTGTCAGAGCAGCCTGAGGACTGCACCATGCAACTTGCAGACCACATCAAG TTTACCCAGGGTGCACTGGACTGCATGTCGGTAGAGGTGGGCCGCCTGCGTGCCTTCCTGCATTCCGGACAGGAAGGGGCAGGTCTGTCTGTGCTTCTCAAAGACCTGGACACTTCCTGCGGCGACATCCGTCAGTTCTGCAAGAAGATTCGCAGGAGGATGCCTGGCACTGACGTGCCGGGGATACCCGCCGCCTTGGCATTCCCACCACAG GTCAGTGAGACGCTGGCTGAGTGCAGGAAGCATTTGAGCCGCGTGGTGGCCGTGCTGCAGGAGGTGGCAGCTGCTGGAGCTCAGATGATCGCACCAATGGGAGAGCAGGAGGGTCTGTCCGCACTCAAACTGGAGGACGTGGCCTTCAAAACTGTCGAACAG gTCTACGGATCTCACGGGCTGAACGCTTTCGAGTGTCTGCGTGAGTCCTGCAGCGCCGTCATAGCAACCATGAACAAGATGGCCACCGCCATGCAGGAGGGAGAATATGATGCCGAGAAACCTCAACGCCCG ACGGCTCCTGTGGAGGTGCGTGCAGCGGCTCTGAGGGCGGAGATCACTGACGCTGAGGGTTTGGGGCTGAAGCTGGAGGACAGGGAGACGGTCATCAAAGAGCTGAAGAAATCTCTGAAGATCAAG ggagAGGAACTGAGTGAGGCTAACGTGCGTTTGAGTCTGCTGGAGAAGAAGTTGGACACCTCGACGAAAGACGCGGACGAACGCGTGGAGAAGATCCAGACCAAACTGGACGAGAGTCTGGCTCtgctgaagaaaaaagagaa GGAGTTTGAGGAGACCATGGATGCCTTGCAGGCAGACATAGACCAGCTGGAGTCAGAGAAGGCGGAGCTGAAGCAGAGACTCCACAGTCAGGCCAGAGGCACCGCCGAGGGTCTGCGTGGTCAGGCTGCGTCCGGCATCGCCTCCATCGTCACGGGAACAGCCGCAG GTGGTTTACCTGTCGGTATGGGAGGTGTATCTGGTTCAGTGCAGGTGGTTGACTCTCCTCTCCTGCGCCAGCAAATCGAAGTCCAGCGTTCGGCCATCAAACACCTGAAGAATGAAAACTACCGTCTGAAG gCTGAGAAGATGAAGGCACAGCTGACGTCCCTGCCCCCGCTGCACGTGCCCAAAATGGCATCGGTGGGGAAAGAGGGCTCACCCGTGGACGGAGAGTCGGGAGGACTGTACCGAAAAACGGACCTGTTGCTAAGCAACCTCATGAAGATGAGCGCCAGCGTTAAAGTGGTTGATGTTACTGGCAAAacaccag TGAGCCCGAGTGCACAGCTGTTGGAGCAGACAGCCAGGCTACAGTCTCTGAGTGACTCTCTGGACAAACTgaag agtgAGGTGACACAGCGTGTGGTTTCTCAACAGTCTGGTGCTCGTGTTCCATCTGATTTTGCAACTTTTCCCTCATCCTCCTTCATCAAG gcggaggaggagaagaagaggaagggtACGGTGATGGTTGGGAAGGTGATGATTCCCTGTGCCCGCGGTAAAGAACAGTCGCACTGTCTCGTCTTGTCCCAACAGCAGCTGCGGCACGTGCACCGCCTCCTCATGACCTAA